Proteins co-encoded in one Capsicum annuum cultivar UCD-10X-F1 chromosome 9, UCD10Xv1.1, whole genome shotgun sequence genomic window:
- the LOC107840921 gene encoding protein ANTAGONIST OF LIKE HETEROCHROMATIN PROTEIN 1 has product MKRGHHEVASSSSSEPLPRRLWVKNRSNAWWEQCSRPDFPEEEFNKAFRMSRATFDYICSELEPVVTKKDTMLRLAIPVRQRVAVCIWRLATGAPLREVSKRFGLGISTCHKLVLEVCTAIRGVLMAKFVQWPDETKMEQIKREFEELSGIGNVGGSMYTTHVPIIAPKESVTSYFNKWHTERNQKTSYSVTVQGVVDSRGVFTDVCIGWPGSMTDDQVLEKSALYERANRGNLNDIYVVGSSGYTLTDWMLVPFTHQNLTWTQHCYNEKVDHISKVAKEAFMRMKGRWSCLQKRTEVKLQDLPVVLGACCVLHNICEMRNEEFNQELRFDLFDDQVVPQNVVKSINALKVRDQIAHELLHHSHSSSALY; this is encoded by the coding sequence ATGAAACGTGGTCATCATGAggttgcttcttcttcttcttctgagcCTTTACCGCGAAGGTTATGGGTGAAGAACAGGTCGAATGCATGGTGGGAGCAATGCAGTCGACCTGATTTCCCCGAGGAGGAATTCAACAAGGCTTTCCGAATGAGTAGAGCTACATTCGACTATATCTGTTCCGAACTGGAACCGGTCGTAACGAAAAAGGACACAATGCTACGTCTGGCGATACCTGTTCGCCAGAGGGTAGCCGTATGTATATGGAGATTGGCTACAGGAGCACCACTCCGCGAGGTTTCCAAGCGATTTGGGCTTGGTATATCCACTTGTCATAAGCTCGTGCTCGAGGTGTGCACAGCTATAAGAGGTGTGTTAATGGCTAAGTTCGTACAATGGCCTGATGAGACAAAGATGGAGCAGATTAAACGCGAATTTGAAGAGCTGTCTGGGATAGGAAATGTAGGTGGATCAATGTATACCACACACGTACCAATCATCGCGCCAAAGGAAAGTGTCACGAGTTATTTCAACAAATGGCATACAGAGAGGAATCAGAAGACATCCTATTCGGTTACAGTACAAGGGGTGGTTGATTCGCGAGGGGTTTTCACTGATGTTTGCATCGGTTGGCCTGGTTCGATGACGGATGATCAAGTGTTGGAGAAATCAGCCCTATACGAAAGAGCAAACAGAGGAAATTTGAATGACATTTATGTTGTTGGTAGTTCAGGCTATACATTAACAGATTGGATGTTGGTTCCATTTACGCACCAGAATCTAACATGGACACAACATTGTTATAATGAGAAAGTTGATCACATCTCGAAAGTTGCTAAAGAAGCATTTATGAGAATGAAAGGTAGATGGAGTTGTTTACAGAAAAGAACAGAAGTGAAACTTCAAGATCTGCCTGTTGTTTTGGGAGCTTGTTGTGTTTTACACAACATTTGTGAAATGAGAAATGAAGAGTTTAATCAAGAATTAAGGTTTGATTTGTTTGATGATCAAGTTGTTCCACAAAATGTTGTGAAATCAATCAATGCTTTGAAGGTTAGAGATCAAATTGCTCATGAGCTCTTACACCATAGTCATTCTAGCAGCGCGTTGTACTGA
- the LOC107840922 gene encoding LOW QUALITY PROTEIN: U-box domain-containing protein 34-like (The sequence of the model RefSeq protein was modified relative to this genomic sequence to represent the inferred CDS: inserted 1 base in 1 codon): protein MLNPLREYSSSTTKKMKVKVDDGDSTGGAPPWTTAKITVVVAVKSAEGRGSQRAVKWAVEKLLQKAHKFVFIHVMNAITTIPTPSGESIPVDDLEDSVVKLYTEDKRVKCEEIFIPFKTLCKRRNVETLVLEGNNPATVLLKYVNDSRIKSFVLGSYSSSYFARKLKGSSVPSIILKHAPDCCDVYVVSSTKLMTNSLNPLLAAEGDLRIVNKQQSSASSISAGSIFHNRSSSVASSHLSSTEFVHGNSSNYVNPQRRTNHNLEDVTTGLEAVKGCHSSTYSNQLDIQDEVERLRVELQDTLAMYNQACEDLAHARNKVQLFSSQYLEESEKVNAAKKREENLGKIAAEEKEKHMEAEKEVEIARKLLSEEVYERQIAELKALQQTLEKKKIVDKLLSSDGRYRRFTTEEIEVATDYFSESKMIGEGAYGKVYKGNLDRTPVAIKVLCSDASEKKDEFLKEVEVLSQLHHPHIVLLLGVCPDYGCLVYEYMENGNLGDYILERNNKPFPWFSRFRILFEVACALAFLHNSKPEPIVHRDIKPGNILLDKNFVSKVGDVGLATFISDVVPESVTEYRNSVLAGTFAYMDPEYLRTGTLRPKSDLYAFGVIVLQLLAARRPNGLIMKFEDAINCHSLVDILDNSVTDWPLTEAEELARMALNCCKLRCRDRPDLETEVLPLLKRLAEFADMHSNVEKNLIQAPSPYLCPILQEVMEDPQIAADGFTYEHRAIKLWLDRYSASPVTKQIMQHKLIMPNHTLRLAIQEWRXTFNIVQIEKNL from the exons ATGTTGAACCCTCTTCGTGAATATTCTAGCTCCACCACA aaaaaaatgaaagtgaaGGTTGATGATGGAGATAGTACTGGTGGTGCTCCTCCGTGGACGACGGCGAAGATAACGGTTGTAGTAGCAGTTAAGAGTGCTGAAGGGAGAGGAAGTCAACGTGCAGTGAAATGGGCAGTGGAGAAGCTTTTACAGAAAGCTCAtaaatttgttttcattcatGTTATGAATGCAATCACCACTATTCCAACTCCGT CAGGAGAGAGTATTCCTGTTGATGATCTTGAGGACAGTGTGGTTAAACTATATACCGAGGATAAGAGAGTGAAATGTGAAGAAATCTTTATCCCCTTCAAGACTTTATGCAAACGAAGAAAC gttgagacattggtGCTGGAAGGGAATAATCCTGCAACAGTGCtcttaaaatatgtaaatgactCCAGAATTAAAAGTTTTGTCTTGGGCTCCTACTCTTCAAGTTACTTTGCCAG GAAGCTGAAGGGATCAAGCGTGCCATCGATTATCCTCAAGCATGCTCCAGATTGTTGTGATGTTTATGTGGTGTCCTCAACTAAGCTTATGACAAATTCGTTAAATCCCTTGTTGGCTGCTG AAGGTGACCTTCGTATAGTCAATAAACAACAATCCAGTGCATCTTCTATCTCCGCGGGAAGTATTTTTCATAACAGATCATCGTCAGTTGCATCTAGCCATCTGAGTTCTACAGAATTTGTCCACGGGAACTCTTCTAATTACGTCAATCCTCAACGCAGAACTAATCACAATCTGGAAGATGTGACCACAGGTCTGGAGGCAGTCAAGGGATGCCATTCTTCCACTTACTCAAATCAG TTAGACATTCAGGACGAAGTGGAGAGGTTGCGCGTAGAATTACAGGATACTTTAGCAATGTACAATCAAGCATGTGAGGACTTGGCGCATGCCCGGAACAAG GTCCAGTTATTTTCTTCGCAATACCTTGAAGAGTCTGAAAAAGTGAATGCcgcaaagaaaagagaagaaaatctaGGGAAAATTGCTGCTGAAGAGAAAGAGAAGCATATGGAAGCTGAGAAGGAAGTTGAGATAGCAAGAAAATTGCTTTCCGAAGAGGTTTACGAGAGGCAGATAGCAGAGTTGAAGGCTCTACAGCAGACcttagagaaaaagaaaattgttgaTAAACTATTATCATCTGATGGCAGGTATAGAAGGTTTACAACAGAAGAGATTGAGGTTGCAACCGATTACTTCTCCGAGTCTAAGATGATTGGTGAAGGGGCATATGGAAAAGTTTACAAAGGCAATCTTGATCGCACCCCTGTTGCCATCAAAGTTCTTTGTTCCGATGCATCAGAAAAGAAAGACGAATTCCTAAAAGAG GTGGAGGTTCTTAGCCAGTTACATCACCCGCACATTGTTTTACTGCTCGGAGTCTGTCCTGATTACGGTTGCCTTGTTTACGAGTATATGGAGAATGGAAACCTCGGAGATTACATTTTGGAACGAAACAACAAACCATTTCCCTGGTTTTCTCGATTCAGGATACTTTTTGAAGTGGCATGTGCTCTTGCATTCCTACACAACTCAAAGCCTGAGCCTATTGTTCATCGAGATATAAAACCAGGAAATATATTGTTGGACAAAAATTTTGTAAGCAaagtaggagatgtaggtctagcaACGTTTATATCAGATGTTGTACCGGAAAGTGTTACAGAATATAGGAACTCCGTTCTTGCTGGCACCTTTGCTTACATGGATCCCGAGTATCTAAGAACTGGCACACTTAGACCAAAATCTGATCTGTATGCTTTTGGAGTAATAGTACTCCAATTATTGGCTGCTCGTCGTCCTAATGGCCTTATAATGAAATTTGAGGATGCTATAAATTGTCATTCGTTGGTGGATATTCTTGATAACTCTGTTACTGATTGGCCGTTGACTGAAGCTGAGGAGCTAGCTAGGATGGCGCTAAACTGCTGTAAGCTTAGATGCCGAGATAGACCTGACCTCGAGACTGAAGTTCTTCCACTTTTGAAAAGACTTGCTGAATTTGCCGACATGCATAGCAACGTTGAGAAGAATCTTATCCAGGCACCTAGTCCGTACTTATGCCCGATCCTTCAG GAAGTAATGGAAGATCCACAGATAGCAGCTGATGGATTTACGTACGAGCATAGAGCAATAAAGTTATGGCTCGACAGATACAGTGCATCACCAGTGACAAAACAGATAATGCAGCACAAGCTGATCATGCCAAACCACACATTGCGGCTAGCTATACAAGAATGGA TCACATTCAACATCGTTCAGATAGAGAAAAACTTGTGA